A segment of the Corylus avellana chromosome ca2, CavTom2PMs-1.0 genome:
GCAGACATCATATCATAACATTGTGTCTGGATTCTGGTAGCTAAGTACAGAGTTTTTCTTCTCGTGCAACACCACAGTCCATCCGTTTTCTGTGCTGCCCACAATCCTGACTTTAATTATTACATGGGCAGCCTTCTGGACGATGTGATATGcactaccaaaaaaagaaaaaaaaaaattagtgataTAGTTATTTGGGGTGTTtttcgccaaaaaaaaaaaaaaaaaaaacgctccAATTGATTTAGAAACGCTTGAATAGGAGCACTTGACACACGCCTCAAATGATAGTAATTGAAATTCAATTTAGATACTCTTTTTTCAGTGAAAAACACCTCAAAAATTGAGCATTTTAAGCAAAGTGTTTCTAAATTACGAAGGGGGCGCTTGCACAGTTTGAAAAAAGGGGTCGTTTACACAGTAAAACGTCCCCATATAGccacattttattaaaatgctTCTATTTCAAGCGTTACTaaacatgaaattttttgtagtgatgtcACGTTCAAGTTTGAAAGCATTGGAATATGTAAAATGCAACACGCGAGTACGAGTTGCCACCTctaatattaatttgtaaaacaTAAGTTTTGGGCATGGAGAGTTTGAGATCCATCATATGTCACGATATTaaacaaactattttttggAAGATAGTTTTTGTGATGTAGAAGTGACGTGAAGTTGAGCTCATAAATTGGTATTCCTACGTGAAACCAAATCAACCATAGTTGGAAGCTAGAGTTGAGAAACAACCAACGGATTTATTCAACTCTCACCAACTCGAATGGATGCCATGTAGAGAAACGGTTTGGCTCAGCTAGCTGTTTGATAGGGTCCAAGATGAAGCAATTATGTGGGCATGGCTGGAGTCCAGTTTTGATCATTTGCATATGACTTGGGGGGTTGGTGTGAACTGTGAAGGACAAGTTCCAAGcaaatttttttgggattggAAAAAGGAAGTGTGATTTGAAGTTTATATACACATGTTGGTGTACAAAAATTAGGCACCAAAAATCTTTCAAGGTCAGTAATAGAATCTGCATTGGTAGTCGGTAGATGTCATGTTTACGTACTTTTGTCACATTCTTTGGACTAGATGATTCATCACAACACCAACTATCgtttttgtttggcatgtacATGCTAGCATCATTACTCTGGTTGGATTATTTCCTAGGGTCACTAGCTTGGGAATAAGCCCAAGGAATTAGTTGTTCAAATTGTGGGTAGTTATTTTGAGAAATCATTTATAAGATTTacttgttcaaataaattttggactgCCCAACTATCTACTTGAATGATATGTgaactattaaaaataaaaataaaaaacggtTTTGTTCATTAAGCATGTCTTGCCCATAATCTCAAGGTCTCTCCCATGGCAAAAAGAGAAATTGAGGAAGGAGCAACtctaaaaaatgataaaggttAATAGTGGTGCCTTCTTACCTCCACAATGTTGTTTCAAATGCTTAACTCGATTGAGGCAACTGCAGTGGCTACCCTTCAATAAGAGATTGACATCTCAGCTTTGtacaacttaaaaaaatgaaacaaacacAACATATCATATCCATAGATGTGAGctaagatatatttttttttaagtagattTGGATGTGATCTAGTGTATgcgtttgttttattttcttaagttATACTAAGCTGATGTGTCAATATTTTATTGGAGGGtgaaaaaaatgaatttgtGCCACAATGTCATAGaactatagaagttattctcctCATGAGAATTGGAATATGCATGGTGAACAAAATATTGGACAAATTCGTCTGGCCCCTTGGCACCAGTCACTGGATTGGACTATTTAAATCTAGGCTCGCCCAACCCACAAATATGACCCATTAATGCTTTGGGCTTACTTCATCTCTAAGCCTATGATGAATTTCAACCAAGCATGGATATAGCCTATGCCAAGCTTAGTTCATGTCTAAGCTTATACAGTCCCCcttgaaatttattttgaatacTATGACTgcatatttttacatttttcaaaaaaaaaaaaaaaaaaaaaaaaaaccacacacacacacgcacatcCTCTTTACCATCTCGTAGAGAGAATTTTTTATACGACTTGTAAACTCGACATAAATTCAGTACGAAATTAGCGAGTTagggttgaaaattttgaccatttaattaaatgagttttATTAAGGTTGACCTATACATATGTTATGCCAATGCCTTGAGACGACTCAAATCCAATACGCGACATTTAAGGTTAACTATTTTGACATGATCTGCGAATCTAACATGACATTAGGGAATTATTAGGATTGAAGGGTTttgtccatttaattaaatgggtctaGTTAACTAAAGTTGAGCTATATAGTTGTCTTGTattcatatatatttcaatacGACATAAACACCGCATGTGGACATGAATTATCCTCCTACCAAACATGCATTCAAAGGTGGCTTCTCGTAAACTAAGGTGTCCAGACTCCAGTATTCCATCTGTCAAAGCCAAATCTCCATTAATGGGGGTGTTCGTGTACTCAATGTGGCAATGTCTGCTGGAGAGCTGGCACGTTCTCATATTATACTTCTTcaacctgtttttttttttgttccataGGCCTTAAACAGTGCTGaagtctcatatatatatattctatggCACAGAAAGATCTATTAGAGATTGATCATAtccattaatttataaatagcatgcgaTTTGATTAACACTTATTAGTATATCTTCATTAAACAATTTTGGTGCAAATTATATCCTAATATGCTATCCGTATAGCTTCTATCTACCTCTATTCTTTTATTCCTATTAACGTTGCTTAGTTAAGTTAATATCatgaaagacaataaaataatagtcaatttCATACCACTTAATTCCTTCATCAGCAAACATCTAATGGGATTATTGTCAACCCTACATGTAGGCATGTCACCTTTGTTTGAGGATGTGCTTCCCACGTTGTTCAATATACAGAAATATTAACATATTCCCATGTCTTCCAATTACATTattatgttatgtatatatattgtcaaaGTCCACCATAACCCCACAATCGAACTCTTCTCCTTCCTTGGAACAACAATCATGAATTCATCAATTTCAGTACTCCTCATTCTCCTCCTTGGTCTACACTTGATTTCGGCCGCCTCCGCCCACCCCGGCGAGGCCGATGATGTTTTGAAGATTCATACGTTGTCAGAGACATCGCCTTTCCAAGACTgcctttcattttcttattataATCAGAACTGTCCAGATGCTGAAGCCATTATcaacagaaaattaaaagaatggTTTCAAAAGGATTACACCCTCGCTGCCAGTCTCATTAGGTTGCACTTTCATGACTGCTCCGTTAGGGTGAGAATTActatatagttatatatattgaaatttaagtcatttatatatatgttgaaattTATGCATTGGTTTTCTTGTTATGCAAGGTAGGGTTGTGATGGTTCGGTGCTTTTAGACCATGAGGGAAGTGAAAGGACGGCAGAAGTGAGCAGGACACTTAGAGGATTCGAAGTGATTGATGATATTAAAGCGGAGATTGAGAAGAAGTGCCCGCATACGGTGTCTTGCGCAGATATTCTGACAGCAGCTGCTAGGGATGCCACTGTTTTTGTTGGAGGTCCTTATTGGGCGGTCGAGTATGGAAGGAAAGATGGCGTGGTTTCTCTTGCCAAAGAAGCTGAATCAGTGCCAATGGGTCACGAAGACGTCACTTCTATGATTGAGTTTTTCCAGTCCAAGGGTTTGAATGTCGTTGATTTGGCTATTCTTTCAGGTGAACCatgcaactatatatatatatagcccatATATATCATAATAGAAGTGCAATTGGTGTTAACGTGTTGGGTTCGGGCCGTATTGAGGCATAATTCGACTCATTAATTAAACGGGTAAAACTCCTAAACCCTAACCTGCTggattcgcgggtcgtgtcaaaatttgtcAATCCTAGTGTCATGTGTCAGGTTCGGATTGTATCAaaacatgagtataagactatataggtcaacaaTAACtcgacctatatatatatatatatatatatatatataaaattaaatgggtcaaaacCCCTCAACGCTACCCTACTAATTTAGGGGCATTACTAGAATATTAAGAGAAGGGGGGGAAGGGGGAGGTAAAAGTTAATTTTGGGGAGtcaatttcataaaaatacataaaatttagaagaagaaaaaaattgaaatttttgtgGCAAATTTTATAAAGGTAGAGATATTAATGGTTCCACCCCTGggctaatttcgtgttgaatACGCAGTTGGGACTATTAATATATCACTCTTATGCCCCTAAATTTGTACCACCTACAAAATGTTGTGCAGGGGCACATACCATTGGAAGGGCTTCATGTGGTTCCATCCAACAAAGGCTCTTTAACTACAGCGGGACACCAGGGAAATCAGATCCATCAATTGATCCAAAATATTTCaactttttgaaaagaaaatgcagATGGGCATCGGAATTGGTTGAGCTTGATGCCACAACCCCAAAGACCTTTGATGCAGTGTACTACACCAATCTTCCAAAGAAGATGGGGCTCTTATCCTCAGATGCCAAGCTGTTTTCTGATCCAAGGACTGCACCTCTTGTCAATGCATTGGCTTATCAGCCCTCTCTCTTCCTGTACCAGTTTGGGGTGTCCATGGCAAAGCTTGGGAATGTGCAGGTCCTCACAGGTCCACATGAAGGCGAAATCAGAGCCAAATGCAATTTTGTCAACTCTcataaataatttcttaattaattaatttctatacTATATATCatgctttcttttgtttcaCTTAATTGGTACTTTACAATTTGTATTGCTGTTTCTGCTGCTACTGCTATATGATGACATTGTCATTTAAGAAATAGAATAACTTTACACTTGTGCAATTTACTTCTTATatctaccattttttttttttttttggttgggaatCTCTTGCATGTTCAGTTTGTTTGTTGCTGCTAAGTACATGATGTTTGGTATAGCGGGGTTTGGTATAGCGGGGTAATTCGTATTCGTATGTTGGGTTTGGGTCGTGTGAGATAAACCAATATATATAAGCCGATCtatttaataaaatgagttagacctcaaattctaattaagaagtgctagagagccaaagagCAGGAGCCCAAATTCTTTctaaactgacgtggcaagaaTTTTAAACACCCCAGACAGgttgtttagattttttttttttttttttaattttaaaattcttgtcATGTTAGTTTGGAAAGAATTTTGGCTCCTACTCTTTGGTTCTCTAACACTGCTCATTCTAACTTGCTAAATGCGTGTTAGGTTCGTGGGTTGTATCAAAAAGTGTCAACCCTAAATGTTATTTGTCAAATTCGAGTCGTGTTGAAAcatatgtataagactatatgatttaatttgaattaacttattaattacttatcaaatttgCGGAATTAATTAGTCCATGATAAGATTCAAGCAAGTAGCATTGACAACTGAAATTGTCGCAGATGTTTAACCCTTTGCCGGCCACAACTTTGTGTTTATCTGGACTATAGCTTTTTAAGTAGCATGGGCCATGGCAATCTGAGGAGAGTACGACACCTTTTAGGCCTAGAAGCGTGATCTATTGGGCTTTTTCTATTTATGGGCTTAAAATCCTCTTGGGGTTGAAGAAGCCATTATTCGGCTTTGAAGGAAGGAAGCACAGAAGCCCTTGACCATCGGTTCCTTCTATTTTTTGGCCTGACTTCAtcattcatatatattatatattatatatatataggagctTAATGAACCTAAAAATAGTCAACTTTGATGATggcaaattattatttatcgcTACTTCTTAAGATAAtaaaggactttttttttttttttttttttgggaaatctttcatattcattcattgaaaaaatattagagCATAAAGTTCTGATAAATCATAGTCAAAGCTATGAAGTTACAACGTCATagagataaatataaaaatcttacaattaaATCTTATCTATGACTTTAACATTCGCTAACTATGTCCAAACTTACAATTATATAATAGATATGTTCTACgcagactcaatctaatacatagttAGCCcatattttcaacttttattttctcggtcataggagtaaaaccctaaCACCAAAACTAATCTTCTTTGACCTAAAAGCCAGGATAAAAACCTTCCCCCCAAAGATCGCTCATGAAAGTAGATTTAAGGAGAAGtcaaatctttattaaaaaaaaaaaaaaaaaaaacagctacAACAGCCAGGAATATGAAGGCGAAGCGCACTGGCCGGTGCATGATGGGATGAGATGGAGCCATTTGCATCGATGGGCAGCTAAGGAGCCAGAGAGCACAGTGGGCTGGTGTGTGGTTGAGcgaaacaaattgaaaagaCTAAATCTAGATTTGAAAAAGTAGATCTTAAGTTCAACTGATTCTGGGAAGACGAAGAGCGGCGTTGCACGGTGGAGGGCATATGGAGGCAACGCAGTATAAGTAAATGGATGGCTGGAATAACTGAATTGgttagaaaaaccaaaaaaagtgGAGAGAAAAGGAGGATGGAGCAACCTCCTCCgatatgttttttttctcatagagaaaacctagggCCGGCTACCacatggaaatttttttttttttagataataaATGAATTGATCATTGTAGTTATTGTTGTAGCACAAACCGTAGACAATGTTTACATCATACCATCACCAACTCCAACGAAATAGTTATGTTTGATTTTTCAACTcagatttgatataaaaatatgtaaagctTGAGCAAAAAGTTTGCACTAGGttctttttgatattttaatgcaTCCTTCAACACATGTTCAGGGTTATCGGTGACTGAGCAATTTTCCGTACTACATTTTTacctcatttttattttattggtatgATATGATAGTCTATtagttttttgatttttttttttttaattttaaataaaaagagtgtaatatgtagcattacttcTAGCTACTTGAATTATGTAttgtttttgatatatatatatatatatatatatatatatatagtttgctTGACTCCAGTCTCCATGCACCCATTTGGTGAGTGGGCTCTACTTGGTCCTCCTGGTAGGGGACTATGGCTTTGCTTTCAAGGGCGCGCTTACTGTCATAAAGGTCAAACAAAAgatcaccctctctctctctctctctctctctctgacacATACACATTCTTTTTCCCCTCACAGTCACCACCCCAAGACATGTTAAAGCAATACATCTCCTCATCACCTCAAAGGCATTGTTAAAGCACTTCACCACCCTtgctttcctctttttcttctctctctctctctctctctctctctctcatttgaaTTCTTATAATAAGCCCTACAAGGTATCAGTCTCAATATGACCTCTCTTTCCCATCTATCTTCACCTCTGAGCTTTAACATATATGCCCAACTCCAACCCTTGATGACTTAATTAATACCCGTTGAAtgattttctatatattttcattttgcaTGGCTAGTGATGATGTTCTCACTCCCTACCTCACCTCTTTGACCCTCTTCTTCTGCCTACTACTTCTCTCTGATTCTACCATGGCCGACATGAAAGATAGCTTCCCGCCACCACCTCTCACCAACATTGGAGATGGAGCTGCCTTGAAGAGAAACACCATGGAATTTACTTCAAGAAGACATGGCGCTGCCAAGTCCAAGACCGATTCAACATGCAAAACCGTCTCAACGGCTACCAATGGCGCCATCCAtgttggaagaagaggaagtaAACCACCATTGCCATGGCAAGAAAAGATGTTCAATGCCAGTGAACATGAAGTTCCAAGTGGTCCAAATCCCATTTCGAATAGGTAAGTGagtaagaaaaaacaaagaaaaaaaaagggtttttttttttttctttccatcttTGTGGTTTGTGTTTTtgggatttatatatattatatatatagagagagagttTTAGGGTTACTACAATAGTGAAATATCTCTACAGtttattcttattattgttTTCCAAACAGAACCTACCAACCAATCATTTAACCATGAAGATATGTATATGAGATTCTAGTGTTGCTCTTTGGTTTCTTCATTTGTGGAGTACTCATCATTATGCCGCCCTCCTCTTCACCTACTAATGTGTTTCCTTTCACTTTTCTTTGTGGATGAAAGGGATTACTGTTTTtcttatatatg
Coding sequences within it:
- the LOC132169198 gene encoding peroxidase 7, which produces MNSSISVLLILLLGLHLISAASAHPGEADDVLKIHTLSETSPFQDCLSFSYYNQNCPDAEAIINRKLKEWFQKDYTLAASLIRLHFHDCSVRGCDGSVLLDHEGSERTAEVSRTLRGFEVIDDIKAEIEKKCPHTVSCADILTAAARDATVFVGGPYWAVEYGRKDGVVSLAKEAESVPMGHEDVTSMIEFFQSKGLNVVDLAILSGAHTIGRASCGSIQQRLFNYSGTPGKSDPSIDPKYFNFLKRKCRWASELVELDATTPKTFDAVYYTNLPKKMGLLSSDAKLFSDPRTAPLVNALAYQPSLFLYQFGVSMAKLGNVQVLTGPHEGEIRAKCNFVNSHK